Genomic window (Terriglobales bacterium):
TGCAGGCTCGCTTCCAGCGGGAGTTGAAGAGTTGGGCTCGGCGCTGGAGATGCTGCATACGTATTCTCTGATCCATGATGATCTGCCCGCGCTGGATAACGATGACTTGCGACGCGGGCATCCGACGTGCCATGTGGTCTATGGTGAAGCCACCGCCATCCTCGCGGGAGATGCGCTGCAGACCTTCGCGTATGAGGTGCTGGCAAAGCTGCGCTGCCCGGCGGAGGCCAAAGTCCGCATCATCGAAGAGATAGCCCACGCGACCGGAACAGTAGAAGGCATGATCGGCGGCCAGGTCATGGACCTTGAGGCCGAGCGGAAGACTCCGGACGGGAAAACACTGGAATTTATTCACCGCTACAAAACCGGCGCCTTGATTACGGCGAGCCTGGTGACAGGCGGGCTGTATGCAGGCTGCGGTCACGCGGAGCTGCAACGGCTGCGCGATTTCGGGCGCTCGGCCGGACTGGCGTTTCAGATTATCGACGACGTGCTCGACGTTACACAGTCTTCGGCGCAGTTGGGTAAAACTGCCGGCAAAGACCAAGCGGTAGAAAAAGCTACTTACCCTGCCCTGTTCGGCGTGGAAGCCTCGATCAAACAGGCGGACATGCTCGTAGCCTCTGGTTGTTCGGCGCTCGATTCTTTCGGCGGGCGCGCTGACACGCTGAAAAACCTTGCCTACTTCCTGGTGGAAAGAAAAAAGTGAGCGAGCCGCTGGACATCCTGGCCATTGCCGCGCATCGCGACGATGTAGAACAAACCTGCGGCGGTACGCTGCTGAAGATGGCCGAGGCCGGACATCGCACCGGCATCCTTGATCTCACGCAAGGCGAGATGGGAACACGCGGCACAGCGGAAGACCGCGCACGTGAAGCTGCGGCGGCCGCAAAGATCCTTAAAGCCAGTTGGCGGTCGGCGCTCGATATCCCTGATGCGCGGGTGGAGAATACCTGGGAGAACCGGCTGAAAGTTGCGCGCGTGATCCGCGAGCAGAGGCCGAGAGTGGTGATTCTTCCCTACTGGCAAGGACGGCATCCCGATCACTACACGGCTTCCACGCTGGGCTATGAGGCCTGCTTCCTGGCAGGCTTGAGAAAATTGGATTTGCCGGGCGAGGCGCATCGTCCTTTTAAAATTATTTATGCGACGTTGTATTACGATGTGCGTCCGACATTTGTCGTAGACATTACTGAACAGTTCGAGCAGCGGCTGGATTCTCTCTACGTCTACGAGTCACAATTCACCGATCAGGAGGCCGGCAGCAAAGACTTCCCTGCCCGCGCCGAAATCCGCGGACGGGTGGAAGCCATGGCCAGATTCTATGGAATGCTGGCCGGGGTGAAGTATGCCGAGCCGTTCTTGCAGAAAGAAGTCGGATTGGTAGAGGACCTGACGCTGATTCCGGTGAAGTCTATATAGCAGTTGCCAACAAAAATTAAATCGCTGAGGAACGCAGAGGTGTTAACGTCTTTGCGTGGATTTTTCGTGGCAAAGTAAAGGCTCCCGCTTACGAAAGTGGGAGCCTTTTCATTTGTTCGATATCAATGCGTCAATCAGTGATTTGCGTTTATTGCGTCACAGTCTTTACAGCGTCGCCAACTCTAAATCCCGTACCAGAAACTGGGGTGCATACAGAAGAGATATCATCCACATCTGTAACACGAACAACGCCAATGGTTGAGGAGAGGCGGCGAATCACCTTACCGGTTGCCGGATCTTTGATTTCCCTGCTGACTCGCTCAACGTTGAGCTGGTCGCCGACCTTCAGGCCGGCTTTTGCGCCTACATTGAGAACAATCTGTCCGCCATCGACCGCAGCCACAAGGCCCGAGACAGTGATGGTACGCGCCTCAAGTTTTCCGGAATCGGCAATGAGCTCGGTACTGGTTTGCTGAACGGCCAATTTTACAGCTTCGCCGATGATGGTATTTTGAAAATCGCTGCTGCCGAAATCAACGTTGCCGGCGCCGAAGCCGTGCCAATTGCCTCCGCCGCCGAGCAGCGAAGTGCTCTCGCGCGAAGATTCGCCCTTGCCCTCGGCCACGCCCAAAATCTCAGCGGTATCAATGTTGACGATGCGCGCGTCAATGCCCACGATGGCTTTGCTCTTCTTGTGGCCAAAACCGCCGATGCCAAAGCCGCCAAATCCCCCGCCGGCGCCGCCAACATTCGTGTTCTTGGTTTCGTTTCCAAACTGGGTGATGCTGCCGACGATGATCGCGTCCACACCAAGAAGCTTGCCAATTTGCGCGGCCGAAGTTGGATTGGCCCGGTCGCTATTGGAAAAATTCTGTTCGGCCAGGATTTTATCCATGGCCTTGCGCTCAATCACGGAATAGGTGCCGTCTTTCACCAGATACTTGACGAGGAGATCAGAGATGCCCTTGCCTACGTCGACATCCGAACCAAAAATCGCCCCCACGTCGCTATGGACGGTGCCATAATCAAAATCAAATACGGCCACGCGCTTCTTGCGCGCAGTGGCAGGACCGGCAGTTTGTGCCGCCGCAACAACGGTAAGCAACATCCACACAAAAAATGCGCGCAACAATGTTCTGTTCATCGGTATTCTCCTGGAAGTGTTGAGAGGAAAGAGAATCTTACCACCACGGTTGCCAGTGTCAAGAGGTGGGTGGCCGGTTCTGCGAAACACGCCCCCTGGATATCCCCGTGGAAATCCAAACGGCTGAATAGGCTCGTACTTACTAAACTTGACCCAAAATCAGGCCGGGAGCATAATCTCGGGTATTCCTCGGTTTTCAAGATAAGCGGTTTCGAGTGCACTCTGCCTCGGAGGCGGGTCTCCATTCGGGACTTTAATTTGTTCTTAAGGAGTCTGAGATGAGCGATCCAGTCACCAAACGGCTCGGGGACTACGAAATTCTAAGCACATTGGGCAGCGGCGGCATGGGCCGCGTCTACAAAGTCCGAAACGTTATCACCGATCGTGTGGAAGCGATGAAAGTGCTTTTGCCCGATCTGCAGGGGCACGAAGATGTAGCCGCCCGCTTTCTGCGTGAAATTAAAGTGCTGGCAGCCCTCAAGCATCCCAACATCGCGGCGCTTCTGACTGCGCTCACCATCGAGAATCAGTTGGTCATGATTATGGAGTACGTGGAGGGCCAATCTCTTTCGTCCCGGTTGAACCAGGGAGCGATCCCGGCCGGGGAGGCGCTGAAATACGTTGACCAGGTGCTGGACGCGCTCAGTTATGCGCATAAGCAGCACGTCATCCACCGCGACATCAAGCCCGCCAACATGATGCTGACACCCGAGGGCACCGTGAAATTGATGGACTTCGGTATCGCGCGCTCCGGCACCGAACCCAGGAAACTTACGGCAACCGGGTCGACCTTGGGCTCGCTGAGCTACATGTCTCCTGAACAGGTAAAGGGCGAAGCCGCCGATGAACGTTCCGATTTGTACTCGCTTGGCATATCACTCT
Coding sequences:
- a CDS encoding farnesyl diphosphate synthase — its product is MPSASIQETLEAGRHIVDAALDRLIPSADQQPESIHKAMRHSVFAGGKRLRPILCMEAARMIAGSLPAGVEELGSALEMLHTYSLIHDDLPALDNDDLRRGHPTCHVVYGEATAILAGDALQTFAYEVLAKLRCPAEAKVRIIEEIAHATGTVEGMIGGQVMDLEAERKTPDGKTLEFIHRYKTGALITASLVTGGLYAGCGHAELQRLRDFGRSAGLAFQIIDDVLDVTQSSAQLGKTAGKDQAVEKATYPALFGVEASIKQADMLVASGCSALDSFGGRADTLKNLAYFLVERKK
- the bshB1 gene encoding bacillithiol biosynthesis deacetylase BshB1, producing MSEPLDILAIAAHRDDVEQTCGGTLLKMAEAGHRTGILDLTQGEMGTRGTAEDRAREAAAAAKILKASWRSALDIPDARVENTWENRLKVARVIREQRPRVVILPYWQGRHPDHYTASTLGYEACFLAGLRKLDLPGEAHRPFKIIYATLYYDVRPTFVVDITEQFEQRLDSLYVYESQFTDQEAGSKDFPARAEIRGRVEAMARFYGMLAGVKYAEPFLQKEVGLVEDLTLIPVKSI
- a CDS encoding CsgG/HfaB family protein; its protein translation is MNRTLLRAFFVWMLLTVVAAAQTAGPATARKKRVAVFDFDYGTVHSDVGAIFGSDVDVGKGISDLLVKYLVKDGTYSVIERKAMDKILAEQNFSNSDRANPTSAAQIGKLLGVDAIIVGSITQFGNETKNTNVGGAGGGFGGFGIGGFGHKKSKAIVGIDARIVNIDTAEILGVAEGKGESSRESTSLLGGGGNWHGFGAGNVDFGSSDFQNTIIGEAVKLAVQQTSTELIADSGKLEARTITVSGLVAAVDGGQIVLNVGAKAGLKVGDQLNVERVSREIKDPATGKVIRRLSSTIGVVRVTDVDDISSVCTPVSGTGFRVGDAVKTVTQ